In the Staphylococcus condimenti genome, one interval contains:
- the rsgA gene encoding ribosome small subunit-dependent GTPase A produces the protein MRTGRIIKSLSGVYRVDSDGEMFDTKPRGLFRKKKFSPIVGDIVDFEIENVTEGYIQHVHERQNELKRPPVSNIDHLVIVMSAVEPDFSTQLVDRFLVIAHSYGLNPRIVVTKKDMASDFQIEQIEKDLDVYRAIGYAIQFVGKEDDIKTIFDEWGSGLAVLSGQSGVGKSTLLNAYRPDLALETNQISKSLNRGKHTTRHVELFERKGGFVADTPGFSALDFDHIHKDDVKDYFLEIQEYGQGCKFRNCNHIKEPQCNVKAQVEAGNIAQFRYDHYVQLFEEIANRKERY, from the coding sequence GTGAGAACAGGACGTATAATTAAGTCATTGAGCGGTGTTTATCGTGTTGATTCAGATGGAGAGATGTTTGATACGAAACCGCGCGGCTTATTCCGCAAGAAGAAATTTTCTCCGATTGTAGGAGATATTGTTGATTTTGAAATTGAAAATGTAACAGAAGGTTATATTCAACATGTGCATGAAAGGCAAAATGAGTTGAAGCGCCCGCCGGTCAGTAATATTGATCATTTAGTAATTGTGATGAGTGCAGTTGAACCTGATTTTTCTACACAACTGGTCGATCGTTTTTTAGTTATTGCACATTCTTATGGGTTGAATCCGCGTATTGTCGTGACTAAAAAAGATATGGCTTCTGATTTCCAAATTGAACAAATTGAAAAAGATTTAGATGTCTATCGCGCGATTGGGTATGCGATACAATTTGTCGGTAAAGAAGATGACATTAAAACAATCTTTGATGAATGGGGCAGCGGATTAGCAGTTTTAAGCGGACAATCTGGAGTGGGTAAATCTACGCTACTTAATGCATATCGTCCTGATTTAGCATTAGAAACGAATCAAATTTCAAAATCACTTAATCGCGGGAAGCATACAACGCGTCATGTAGAGCTATTTGAACGTAAAGGTGGATTTGTTGCGGACACACCAGGTTTTAGTGCCCTTGATTTTGATCATATCCATAAAGATGATGTAAAAGATTACTTTTTAGAAATTCAAGAATACGGACAAGGATGCAAGTTCCGAAACTGCAATCATATCAAAGAACCGCAATGTAATGTAAAAGCACAAGTTGAGGCAGGTAACATTGCGCAATTTCGTTATGATCACTATGTGCAGCTTTTTGAAGAAATTGCAAATCGAAAGGAAAGATATTAA
- the rlmN gene encoding 23S rRNA (adenine(2503)-C(2))-methyltransferase RlmN, which translates to MITTQKKKKNRFLPDFDKQSIYSLRYEEMQDWLVEHGQQKFRAKQIFQWLYEKRVDSIDEMTNLSKDLREVLKDNFTMTTLETVVKQESRDGTIKFLFELQDGYTIETVLMRHEYGNSVCVTTQVGCRIGCTFCASTLGGLKRNLEAGEIVSQVLTVQKALDETDERVSQIVIMGIGEPFENYDEMMDFLKIVNHDNGLNIGARHITVSTSGIIPRIYDFADEDIQINFAVSLHAANDEIRSKLMPINRAYSIDKLMEAIQYYQEKTNRRITFEYGLFGGVNDQLTHARELAHLIQNLNCHVNLIPVNHVPERNYVKTPKEDIFKFEKELKRLGINATIRREQGSDIDAACGQLRAKERQVETR; encoded by the coding sequence ATGATTACTACCCAAAAGAAGAAAAAGAATCGTTTTCTTCCTGATTTTGATAAACAATCAATCTATTCATTGCGTTATGAAGAAATGCAGGATTGGTTGGTAGAACATGGCCAACAGAAATTTAGAGCAAAACAGATTTTTCAATGGCTCTACGAAAAACGTGTCGACAGTATCGATGAAATGACGAACTTATCTAAAGACTTGCGAGAAGTATTGAAAGACAATTTTACAATGACGACTTTAGAAACGGTTGTAAAACAAGAAAGTCGTGATGGTACAATCAAATTCTTATTTGAATTACAAGATGGTTATACAATTGAAACTGTATTGATGCGTCATGAATATGGGAATTCTGTTTGTGTAACAACACAAGTAGGCTGCCGTATTGGTTGTACGTTCTGCGCTTCAACACTTGGCGGTTTGAAAAGAAACTTGGAAGCTGGGGAAATTGTTTCTCAAGTGTTGACAGTTCAAAAAGCGCTTGATGAGACAGATGAACGCGTTTCTCAAATTGTTATTATGGGTATCGGCGAACCGTTTGAAAATTATGATGAAATGATGGATTTCTTGAAAATCGTTAATCATGATAATGGCTTGAATATCGGCGCACGTCATATAACAGTTTCAACTTCTGGTATTATTCCGCGTATTTATGATTTTGCGGATGAAGATATTCAAATTAATTTTGCAGTCAGCTTACATGCGGCAAATGATGAAATTCGTTCTAAATTAATGCCGATTAACCGTGCTTATTCTATTGATAAATTGATGGAAGCCATTCAATATTATCAAGAAAAAACAAATCGTCGTATTACGTTTGAATATGGTTTATTCGGTGGTGTTAATGATCAATTGACACATGCACGTGAGCTTGCGCATTTAATTCAAAACTTAAATTGCCATGTCAATTTAATTCCAGTCAACCATGTACCTGAGCGTAATTATGTTAAAACACCTAAAGAAGATATTTTCAAATTTGAAAAGGAATTAAAACGACTTGGTATCAATGCTACAATCAGACGTGAGCAAGGTTCAGATATAGATGCAGCTTGTGGACAATTGAGAGCGAAGGAACGTCAAGTAGAAACGAGGTAG
- the rpmB gene encoding 50S ribosomal protein L28, which yields MGKQCYVTGRKASTGNRRSHALNSTKRRWNANLQKVRILVDGKPKKVWVSARALKSGKVTRV from the coding sequence ATGGGTAAACAATGTTACGTAACAGGTCGTAAAGCATCGACTGGAAATCGTCGTTCACACGCTTTAAACTCTACGAAACGTAGATGGAATGCTAACCTTCAAAAAGTTAGAATCCTAGTAGACGGAAAACCTAAAAAAGTTTGGGTTTCTGCACGTGCTTTAAAATCTGGTAAAGTTACTAGAGTTTAA
- the rpe gene encoding ribulose-phosphate 3-epimerase: MVKVYPSLLSADFLNLKAELEALEQAGVDGVHFDVMDGQFVPNISIGLPILEAVNAGTDLTIDVHLMIEDPENFIPEFAAKGADMISVHAEATPHIHRAIQLIHAHGAKAGVVINPGTPVAMIEPILHDVDYVLIMTVNPGFGGQAFISQNIDKVRALHAFKEKHDLDFDIEVDGGINEVTAEQCVNAGATMLVTGSYFFKQTDYGKVVSALKAQDN; the protein is encoded by the coding sequence ATGGTTAAAGTATACCCATCGCTGTTATCAGCTGACTTTTTAAACTTGAAAGCAGAATTAGAAGCATTAGAGCAAGCCGGAGTGGACGGTGTACATTTTGATGTAATGGATGGTCAATTTGTACCGAATATTTCAATCGGATTGCCGATATTAGAAGCAGTTAATGCGGGTACTGATTTAACAATAGATGTACATTTAATGATTGAAGACCCTGAAAATTTCATTCCAGAGTTTGCAGCTAAAGGTGCAGATATGATTTCAGTACATGCAGAAGCGACACCGCACATTCATCGTGCAATTCAACTTATTCATGCTCATGGAGCTAAAGCAGGTGTAGTTATTAATCCAGGAACGCCTGTTGCAATGATTGAACCGATTTTACATGATGTTGATTATGTTTTGATTATGACAGTTAATCCTGGATTTGGAGGACAAGCATTTATCTCGCAAAATATTGATAAAGTCAGAGCGTTGCATGCTTTTAAGGAAAAACATGACTTAGATTTTGATATCGAAGTGGATGGCGGTATCAATGAAGTAACGGCTGAGCAATGTGTGAATGCGGGAGCAACAATGCTTGTTACAGGTTCTTATTTCTTTAAACAAACAGATTACGGCAAGGTCGTAAGCGCTTTAAAAGCACAAGATAATTAA
- a CDS encoding Asp23/Gls24 family envelope stress response protein encodes MTLEINNEYGNIDVSNEVIASVVGGKAIECYGIVGMASKHQVRDGIAEILGQENYARGIVVRSNESAIDVDMYIIVSYGTKISEVANNVQSTVKYTLEKTLNLKVNSINIYVQGVRINNHGKKH; translated from the coding sequence ATGACATTAGAAATTAACAATGAATACGGCAATATTGATGTTTCGAATGAAGTGATTGCTTCAGTAGTAGGCGGTAAAGCCATAGAATGTTATGGTATTGTCGGAATGGCATCTAAACATCAAGTCAGAGATGGCATTGCTGAAATTTTAGGCCAAGAGAATTATGCACGCGGAATCGTTGTGCGTTCTAATGAATCAGCAATCGATGTTGATATGTATATTATCGTAAGTTATGGAACTAAAATTTCTGAAGTTGCCAATAATGTGCAATCAACAGTTAAATATACTTTGGAAAAAACTTTGAATTTAAAAGTCAATTCTATAAATATCTATGTACAAGGTGTACGAATTAATAATCACGGCAAGAAACATTAG
- the rsmB gene encoding 16S rRNA (cytosine(967)-C(5))-methyltransferase RsmB, with translation MENVRTLAFETLEAIFQDKAYSNLKLNEVLKANELSRADKNLLTELVYGTIKRKITLEYYLKPFVQTRIKGWMRHLLWMSIYQYQYLDKVPDHAIINEAVEIAKVRGGLHNSKVINGILRNMMRSELPNPADIKDDKQRISIMYSMPKWIVKHWVTHYGAETTERIAQSMLERPGQTVRVNLTRKSVAQAIQQLQDEGYTAVQDSDIEYCLHVSGKPVAESRAFKDGIVSIQDKSSMFVAQILDPTEGENILDACSAPGGKACQTAELLDGTGHVDATDIHEHKIELIEHNIRKLRLKNVTTFQHDATKPYQKTYDKILVDAPCSGLGVLRHKPEIKYMQTPETIDKLVELQLEIMNNVKDSVKPGGVIVYSTCTIEQMENENVIYTFLKQNKDFEFEPFLHPRTKEEVKTLQILPQDFDSDGFFITKIRRKENK, from the coding sequence ATGGAAAATGTGAGAACGCTGGCTTTTGAAACTTTAGAGGCGATTTTTCAAGATAAAGCTTACAGTAACTTAAAGCTGAATGAAGTACTGAAAGCAAATGAGTTGAGCAGGGCGGATAAAAATCTGCTGACTGAATTAGTTTATGGCACGATTAAAAGAAAAATCACGCTAGAGTATTATTTGAAACCTTTTGTACAGACGAGAATTAAAGGGTGGATGCGTCATTTATTGTGGATGAGTATTTATCAATACCAGTATTTAGACAAAGTACCGGATCATGCGATTATTAATGAAGCGGTTGAAATTGCGAAAGTACGTGGCGGATTGCATAATAGTAAGGTAATTAACGGCATTTTGCGCAATATGATGCGATCTGAATTGCCGAATCCTGCTGATATCAAAGATGATAAACAACGCATATCGATTATGTATAGCATGCCGAAATGGATTGTGAAACATTGGGTGACGCATTATGGCGCTGAAACAACAGAACGTATTGCGCAATCAATGCTTGAACGACCTGGACAAACGGTGCGTGTCAATCTTACAAGAAAGTCAGTAGCACAGGCGATTCAACAATTACAAGACGAGGGTTATACGGCAGTTCAAGATTCAGATATTGAGTATTGTCTGCACGTTTCAGGCAAACCTGTAGCTGAAAGTCGTGCCTTTAAAGACGGCATTGTATCGATTCAAGATAAAAGTTCAATGTTTGTGGCTCAAATATTAGATCCTACTGAAGGTGAAAATATTTTAGATGCCTGCAGTGCACCAGGCGGTAAAGCATGTCAAACAGCGGAGTTATTAGATGGCACAGGGCATGTTGATGCAACGGATATTCATGAACACAAAATTGAGTTAATTGAACATAATATTCGCAAGTTGCGTTTGAAAAATGTCACTACTTTTCAACATGATGCTACAAAACCGTATCAAAAAACATATGATAAAATTTTAGTAGATGCACCTTGCAGCGGATTAGGTGTATTGCGCCATAAACCTGAAATTAAATATATGCAGACGCCTGAAACGATTGATAAGTTAGTTGAATTACAGCTTGAAATTATGAATAATGTTAAAGATTCAGTAAAGCCGGGTGGCGTAATTGTCTATTCAACATGTACAATAGAACAGATGGAAAACGAAAATGTGATTTACACATTTTTAAAACAAAACAAAGACTTTGAATTTGAACCATTTCTACATCCTAGAACTAAAGAGGAAGTAAAGACTCTACAAATCTTACCGCAAGACTTTGATTCAGATGGTTTCTTTATTACAAAGATAAGAAGAAAGGAAAATAAGTAA
- a CDS encoding Stp1/IreP family PP2C-type Ser/Thr phosphatase produces the protein MLNAQFFTDTGHHREKNEDAGGVFYNQTDQQLLILCDGMGGHKAGEVASQFVVNRIQELFEEENLVEEHQAEDWLRKTLQQINRELYHYASTNDAYRGMGTTAVAALVFDNRVVVANIGDSRAYLVNSRNIEQITSDHSFVNHLVMTGQITEEEAFTHPQRNIITKVMGTDKMVIPDIYIKRMKFYDYLLLNSDGLSDFVRPKIIQQQLSQPISLEEQGQALLNLADEYHSTDNVSFVLAEIEGDRV, from the coding sequence ATGCTAAACGCACAATTTTTTACAGACACAGGACATCATAGGGAGAAAAATGAAGATGCAGGCGGCGTATTTTACAACCAAACGGATCAACAACTGCTTATTTTATGCGATGGAATGGGCGGACATAAAGCTGGCGAGGTTGCAAGTCAATTTGTAGTCAACAGAATTCAAGAATTATTTGAAGAAGAAAACCTTGTGGAAGAACATCAAGCTGAAGATTGGTTGCGTAAAACGCTGCAGCAAATAAATAGAGAATTATATCATTATGCTTCAACAAATGATGCTTATCGCGGAATGGGGACAACTGCTGTTGCGGCACTTGTCTTCGATAACCGCGTAGTAGTTGCTAATATCGGAGATTCACGTGCTTATTTAGTGAACTCGCGCAATATTGAACAAATCACAAGCGACCACTCTTTTGTGAATCATCTGGTTATGACGGGACAAATTACAGAAGAAGAAGCGTTTACTCATCCCCAACGTAATATTATTACGAAAGTGATGGGAACGGATAAAATGGTCATTCCAGATATTTATATTAAGCGAATGAAATTTTATGATTACCTCTTATTAAATTCTGATGGATTGTCTGATTTTGTCCGTCCAAAGATTATTCAACAACAATTATCACAACCCATTTCTCTTGAGGAACAAGGGCAAGCCCTTTTAAATTTAGCTGATGAATATCATTCAACAGACAATGTCAGCTTTGTTTTAGCTGAAATAGAAGGTGACAGGGTATGA
- the fmt gene encoding methionyl-tRNA formyltransferase encodes MSRIIFMGTPDFSTKVLEMLIAEEDVIAVVTQPDRPVGRKRVMTPPPVKKVALENGIEVYQPEKISQSDDLQTLIDMEPDLIVTAAFGQILPKSLLDAPKLGAINVHASLLPKYRGGAPIHQAIIDGEKETGVTIMYMAPKLDAGDIISQQAIEIEPNDNVESMHDKLSFLGADLLKKTLPEIINGTNDRIEQDESKATFASNISREDERIDWTQSAQQIYNHIRGLSPWPVAYTKLDDTNMKLYAARIEEGKNGNPGEILETTKKAIIVGTGSDDAIALTEIQLSGKKRMPTANFLSGYQEDLVGKELK; translated from the coding sequence ATGAGTAGAATAATCTTTATGGGAACACCTGATTTCTCAACAAAAGTATTAGAAATGTTGATTGCTGAAGAAGATGTAATTGCAGTTGTCACACAACCGGACCGCCCAGTCGGACGTAAACGTGTGATGACACCGCCGCCTGTTAAGAAAGTGGCATTAGAAAATGGAATAGAAGTGTATCAACCAGAAAAAATCTCTCAATCAGACGACCTTCAAACTTTGATTGATATGGAACCTGATTTAATTGTGACAGCAGCGTTCGGTCAGATATTACCAAAATCATTATTAGATGCTCCGAAATTAGGGGCAATTAATGTGCATGCCTCATTATTGCCGAAATATCGCGGGGGTGCGCCGATTCATCAAGCGATTATCGATGGTGAAAAAGAAACAGGTGTAACGATTATGTATATGGCGCCGAAATTAGATGCTGGTGATATTATTTCACAACAAGCTATTGAAATCGAACCGAATGATAATGTGGAATCTATGCATGATAAATTAAGCTTTTTAGGTGCAGATTTATTGAAGAAAACATTGCCGGAAATTATTAACGGCACAAATGACCGAATTGAACAAGATGAAAGCAAAGCCACTTTTGCTTCTAATATCAGTCGTGAAGATGAACGTATTGATTGGACACAATCGGCACAGCAAATTTATAACCATATTCGCGGTTTATCTCCTTGGCCTGTGGCTTATACAAAATTAGATGATACGAATATGAAACTTTATGCAGCGCGTATTGAAGAAGGCAAAAATGGAAATCCAGGTGAGATTCTTGAAACGACTAAAAAAGCAATTATTGTCGGAACGGGTTCTGATGATGCGATTGCATTAACTGAAATTCAGCTTTCAGGTAAAAAACGTATGCCGACAGCTAACTTCTTAAGCGGTTATCAAGAAGATTTAGTCGGGAAGGAATTGAAGTAA
- the fakA gene encoding fatty acid kinase catalytic subunit FakA — translation MISRIDGKLFADMVVQGAQNLSNNAEIVNSLNVYPVPDGDTGTNMNLTMTSGREEVEQNASKHIGALGKTFSKGLLMGARGNSGVILSQIFRGFCKNIEDAETIDAKTFAESFEAGVDTAYKAVMKPVEGTILTVARESAVAGIESAKNTEDCLEVLSAIIEKGEIALENTPNQLPVLKEVGVVDSGGKGLLCVYEGFLKAMKGEKVETTVPKLDTESFVNDDHDFHGVINTEDIVYGYCTEMMVRFGKDKKPFDEKEFREDMAQFGDSLLVINDDEIVKVHVHSEHPGDVFNYGQQYGELIKLKVENMREQHRNVVNKEKANEGKSEPVETAIIAISMGDGISEIFKSMGATSIINGGQTMNPSTNDIVKAIEESGAKKAIILPNNKNIQMASDQAAKIADAETVVIPTKWIPQGIAALFQYLPDASLEDNKNTMTEAIEDVQSGAITNAVRNTTIDGIDIKEGEFMGLKEGKIVVSNPTQLEASKVLLSKMIQDDSEIVTILTGEDAESETTEALTEWLEAEYPDVEIDDQVGSQPIYPYLFSVE, via the coding sequence ATGATCAGCAGAATAGATGGTAAATTATTTGCCGACATGGTAGTCCAAGGGGCACAAAATTTATCTAATAATGCAGAAATCGTGAATTCATTAAACGTCTATCCTGTTCCAGATGGCGATACAGGGACGAATATGAATTTAACAATGACTTCAGGGAGAGAAGAGGTCGAACAAAATGCATCTAAACATATCGGGGCTTTAGGAAAAACTTTTTCTAAAGGCCTATTAATGGGTGCACGCGGAAATTCCGGCGTTATCTTATCACAAATCTTCAGAGGATTTTGTAAAAATATTGAAGACGCTGAAACAATTGATGCCAAAACTTTTGCTGAAAGTTTTGAAGCGGGTGTAGATACAGCGTATAAAGCAGTCATGAAACCAGTTGAGGGGACAATTCTAACTGTTGCACGTGAATCAGCTGTTGCAGGTATTGAAAGTGCCAAAAATACTGAAGATTGCTTAGAAGTATTATCAGCGATTATTGAAAAGGGTGAAATCGCACTTGAAAATACACCTAATCAACTTCCAGTATTAAAAGAAGTTGGCGTGGTTGATAGCGGCGGTAAAGGTTTATTATGTGTCTATGAGGGCTTCTTAAAAGCAATGAAGGGTGAAAAAGTTGAAACGACTGTACCTAAATTAGATACAGAATCATTTGTAAATGATGATCACGATTTTCATGGAGTTATTAATACTGAAGATATCGTCTACGGCTATTGTACAGAAATGATGGTACGCTTTGGTAAGGATAAAAAACCTTTTGATGAAAAAGAATTCCGCGAGGACATGGCTCAATTCGGAGATTCTTTATTAGTTATAAATGACGATGAGATTGTAAAAGTGCATGTGCACTCTGAACATCCAGGTGATGTATTCAATTATGGTCAACAATATGGTGAATTAATCAAACTTAAAGTTGAAAATATGCGTGAACAGCATCGTAATGTTGTTAATAAAGAAAAAGCAAACGAAGGAAAATCTGAACCAGTTGAAACAGCGATTATCGCAATTTCAATGGGTGATGGAATTTCTGAGATTTTCAAATCAATGGGTGCGACTTCGATTATAAATGGCGGTCAAACAATGAACCCATCTACGAATGATATTGTGAAAGCAATTGAAGAATCAGGGGCTAAAAAGGCAATTATTTTACCGAATAACAAAAATATTCAAATGGCGAGTGATCAAGCAGCAAAAATTGCAGATGCTGAAACTGTAGTCATTCCAACTAAATGGATTCCTCAAGGTATTGCTGCATTATTCCAATATCTTCCTGATGCTTCATTAGAAGATAATAAAAATACAATGACAGAAGCTATCGAAGATGTACAATCAGGTGCGATTACAAATGCAGTGCGTAATACGACGATTGATGGTATCGATATTAAAGAAGGCGAATTTATGGGGCTTAAAGAAGGTAAGATTGTAGTAAGCAATCCGACTCAATTAGAAGCTTCTAAAGTACTGCTTTCAAAAATGATTCAAGATGATAGCGAAATCGTTACAATTTTAACAGGTGAGGATGCAGAATCTGAAACTACAGAAGCATTGACAGAATGGTTAGAAGCTGAATATCCTGATGTTGAAATAGATGATCAAGTAGGTTCTCAACCTATTTATCCTTATTTATTCTCAGTTGAATAA
- a CDS encoding thiamine diphosphokinase: MKINLLCGNRNLPSDLFKNKADETWGGIDRGALILVQQEIQPVFSLGDFDSVNEKERAELKTKLDIHPVKAEKADTDLGLGVAEAVSRGFDEIDIYGATGGRLDHFLGALQLLQIPDYLKRGIEVSLIDDQNEITYLKQGIYRIEKWEDFPYISFIPAREKTIISLRGFKYPLDQESLLQGSTLTISNEVEASIAEIEIEAGALICIRSRDNR, encoded by the coding sequence ATGAAAATCAATTTATTATGCGGCAACCGCAATCTTCCTTCAGATTTATTTAAAAACAAAGCCGATGAAACATGGGGCGGTATTGATCGCGGAGCTTTAATATTAGTGCAGCAAGAGATTCAACCTGTTTTTTCACTAGGAGATTTTGATTCTGTTAATGAAAAAGAACGTGCAGAATTAAAAACAAAATTGGATATTCATCCGGTCAAAGCTGAAAAAGCAGATACAGACCTTGGTTTAGGTGTTGCTGAAGCAGTATCTCGAGGGTTTGATGAAATCGATATTTATGGTGCTACAGGTGGCAGATTGGATCATTTTTTAGGTGCACTACAGCTTTTGCAAATTCCTGATTATTTAAAAAGAGGCATTGAGGTTTCACTTATTGATGACCAAAATGAAATTACTTATTTAAAACAAGGTATTTACCGCATTGAGAAATGGGAAGATTTTCCTTATATTTCTTTTATACCTGCAAGGGAAAAAACAATTATTTCACTTCGCGGTTTTAAATATCCGCTAGATCAAGAATCTTTGCTGCAAGGGTCGACGTTGACTATCTCTAATGAGGTTGAAGCATCTATTGCTGAGATTGAAATAGAGGCTGGTGCTTTGATTTGTATTCGAAGCCGTGATAATCGATAA
- the pknB gene encoding Stk1 family PASTA domain-containing Ser/Thr kinase, whose product MIGLIISDRYKIVEFLGGGGMSNVYLAEDSILDRKVAVKMIHIAPHEKEEMIRRFEREVHNTSRLSHENIVNVIDVGENDEYFFLVMEYIEGPTLSEYIKTHGPLSIETAVNFAEQILNGIQHAHEAGIVHRDIKPQNILVDRHKTLRILDFGIAKALSETAMTQTSHVLGTVQYLSPEQAKGESTDMRTDIYSIGIVLYEMLVGEPPFTGETAVSIAIKHIQDPMPNASDKRSEIPQALSNVILKATEKNRNDRYQDTESMKKDLSSVLKTSRANESKYISDEAATQTIAIDKNAIAKQASPGPEAERNEAKKESEQLDETMQIPIMQQQNFQGGEGHVYEIPKKKRSKKKKFFFALIFLVLLAGLITFLAFGMFGDKYIEAPDLRGKTEAQAQQILKEHHIKVGKTTRAYSDKYQENQIVNTDPAPGERLAEHGTVNIVLSKGPKKAHMPNLYGMTKAAALEELKKLGFEKISMNQAYSKTKLDRGLIENQNIAADAYVPIKDTAIVLTESLGIKQVYVKDYTGESYEKASKELEQKGLKPVKEKEEKSDKIEKGKIISQSPISKSVDENSTVTFIVSSGKEDNSDSEEKEGTSANSDDIKQVTETVKVPYSGKDGDSQKVEVFVRDKDHPGTSSSQTYNITSSRSVSIPLKIEKGKTAGYTVRVDDKIVADKDVGY is encoded by the coding sequence ATGATTGGTTTAATAATCAGTGATCGATATAAAATTGTAGAATTTCTCGGCGGGGGTGGCATGAGTAATGTCTATCTTGCTGAAGATTCAATTTTAGATCGTAAAGTCGCTGTTAAAATGATTCATATCGCACCGCATGAAAAAGAGGAAATGATTCGTCGATTTGAACGTGAAGTTCATAATACTTCACGCTTATCGCATGAAAACATTGTGAATGTGATTGATGTTGGGGAAAATGATGAATACTTTTTCTTAGTTATGGAGTATATAGAAGGTCCTACATTATCGGAATATATTAAAACACATGGCCCGTTGAGTATTGAGACTGCGGTCAATTTTGCTGAACAAATATTGAATGGGATTCAACATGCGCATGAAGCAGGGATTGTACATAGAGATATAAAGCCTCAAAATATTTTAGTTGACCGTCATAAAACATTAAGAATTTTAGATTTCGGTATCGCAAAAGCGTTAAGTGAGACAGCTATGACACAAACAAGTCATGTTTTAGGTACCGTTCAGTATTTGTCACCAGAACAAGCTAAAGGCGAATCAACTGATATGCGCACAGATATTTATTCTATCGGTATTGTGCTGTATGAAATGTTGGTTGGTGAACCGCCATTTACTGGTGAAACTGCAGTCAGCATTGCAATCAAGCATATTCAAGATCCGATGCCGAATGCATCAGATAAACGTTCTGAAATTCCGCAAGCACTTAGTAATGTGATTTTAAAAGCAACTGAAAAAAATAGAAATGACCGTTATCAAGATACAGAAAGTATGAAAAAAGATTTGAGCAGTGTGTTGAAAACATCACGTGCGAATGAATCAAAATATATTTCTGATGAAGCCGCTACGCAAACTATTGCGATTGATAAAAATGCGATTGCTAAGCAAGCAAGTCCTGGACCAGAAGCTGAAAGAAATGAAGCTAAGAAAGAATCTGAACAGTTGGATGAAACGATGCAGATTCCAATTATGCAGCAGCAAAATTTCCAAGGCGGCGAAGGTCATGTGTATGAAATCCCTAAGAAAAAACGTTCTAAAAAGAAAAAGTTTTTCTTTGCGTTGATTTTCTTAGTTTTACTTGCAGGTTTGATTACATTTTTAGCTTTCGGTATGTTTGGCGACAAATATATTGAAGCGCCTGATTTACGTGGAAAAACTGAAGCACAAGCCCAACAGATTTTAAAAGAGCATCATATTAAAGTAGGAAAAACAACGAGGGCTTATAGCGATAAATATCAAGAAAATCAAATTGTGAATACGGATCCTGCACCTGGAGAACGTCTTGCTGAACATGGAACGGTTAATATTGTTCTCTCAAAAGGTCCTAAAAAAGCACATATGCCTAATTTATATGGTATGACAAAAGCAGCTGCATTAGAGGAATTGAAAAAATTAGGTTTTGAAAAGATTTCTATGAACCAAGCCTATTCTAAAACGAAGCTTGATCGTGGTTTAATCGAAAATCAAAATATTGCTGCGGATGCTTATGTACCTATTAAAGATACAGCGATTGTATTAACGGAATCGTTAGGTATAAAACAAGTTTATGTTAAGGATTACACTGGCGAATCTTATGAAAAAGCATCTAAGGAATTAGAACAAAAAGGTTTGAAACCAGTAAAAGAAAAAGAAGAGAAAAGCGATAAGATTGAAAAAGGCAAAATTATCTCTCAATCACCGATAAGTAAATCAGTCGATGAAAATTCTACGGTCACATTTATTGTTTCGTCTGGAAAAGAAGACAACTCAGATAGTGAAGAAAAAGAAGGTACTTCAGCAAATTCTGATGATATAAAACAAGTCACTGAAACAGTTAAGGTGCCTTATTCTGGGAAAGACGGCGATAGCCAGAAAGTAGAAGTATTTGTAAGAGATAAAGATCATCCTGGTACATCATCTTCACAAACGTATAACATCACAAGCAGTCGCTCAGTATCTATTCCATTAAAAATAGAAAAAGGCAAAACAGCAGGTTACACAGTACGCGTGGATGATAAAATCGTAGCAGACAAAGATGTAGGATATTAA